TGCAGATAGAGTTGACATTTTCTGTTTTTACAGCTCTTAACAGTTTTTATTTTACTAAAGTTGTCCTCGTCTTTAATGATGACATTTTCTGTTTTTACAGCTCTTAACAGTTTTTACTTGCTTTTGTTGCTGCTTTTTCTCAGGCCTTTCTAGCATATGGAGTTCCAAGAAgtgatattaaattattttccttAATGCAAAAGGTGTGGTGTTTAAATTCTTTTGCTAGGAAGTCACAGTCCATTTATCTTCAATATTATGCTTATTGAAACTTTCTGAACCAAATGGCACACTATTATGCAGGCTGCTTACACCATTGGTGGGCACACATTCAGTGCCGCTGACATTGAGTTCGTGATTCTGAGGATGAAACCACCGGCTCATCGGCCGCAAATTGTATGTTACAAGCTTAATTCCCTTTAGAAGCCCTCATGAAATAAGTGCACCCTGTTGTTGGGCCCAAGTTGacttatttgattcaatttccTCATCTTTTTTTTTGGTTTATCAACATTAGTGTGGCCATGTCACCAAGAATTTATTGCATGTTTAATTGTTAGCTTGAACACATTTTCTGCCAAGTGAATGCATGCATTTGTATATGTTAAAGGAACCTGATCTTTTTTATTTTCGAGATCCTGCCAAATGGGTGGCATCTTGCAACATGTTCAAATGATCATTTCCATGATGTGACCTAACATACCTGGCGTCCATAATTTTCATGGCAGGCCTTGCTACTTGCTCTTCAAAAATTTAAGGTATCTGAGGACCAGAAGTTTTCCATTGATCTACCTGAGCCTCTGCTGGCTTTTGCTCTGAGTTGTGGGATGCATTCTTCCCCTGCAGTAAGTACTTATGGCTTCTTCTTAGGGGTGGCCAAGGCCAGTTTGGCACCTGAACTGGCAGTTCAGGGGGATTGGAAATGGCCCTCCAGCattccttttgattttggttcaGTTCTGGTTTTGGTTGAATTCAACATTgacattttttcaatttttttatttttattaaaaaatgaaaatctgGGTTAGCCTGGAATGGAACCAGCCGGTTTTGGTCAATCCAGTTTGACTAGATCTCATTTGCACCAGTCCTGTTCCAAACTGGCTATTGGCCAGGTCTATTTCTTATCCCCTAATTTCCAGAACGAACAAGTTAACCTATGACAGATTAGAATAGTAtggcataaaatttttaatcttcCAAAGCAAGTAATATATTGGAAATGATGTTCATGAAATTTAGCGAGCTTATTGATTTGACTTTATGTTGTTGCTTTCATAGATGTATCATTACGTTGCTAATTAGGTACAAGCAAATGCCAGAATGTTTGAAGAGGGAATTCCATTTGATCTTTCATTGTGcactttataaaaatttgatttcTATGAAAGAATGTTTCGGTTATGTTGTGTGGTTTGCAGTAACAATTACTGAAGAACACAACACATTGATGACTCTCAGCAGAAGCAGTATAAAATTCTCTTATTTGTTGCCCTTTCTCCTTCTCTAACAGGTGCGAATTTTCAAGCCTGAAAACGTGACCGAGTTGCTGAAAACTTCATTGAAGGATTATGTTCAAGCGTCTGTTGGTATAAGCAGTAAGGGTAAACTATTGGTGCCAAAATTGTTGTATTGTTTCGCCAAAGGCATAGTAGATGACTTGCAGCTGCCTGAGTGGATTTGTCAGTTCCTGAACCCAGAGCAAGCTTCCATGGTTAAAGACATTTCATCTAAACACAAGTGGAGGCTACTTGGTGCTCGAAGTTTCTCGGTCATACCTTTCGATTCAAGGTTCCGCTTTCTCTTCATATTATAGCAAGTGGATGAAAGTTTTGAAAGTTGTCTTCAGCATGCAATCCATGGAAATGTGGGGTCAAGCTTGTTACCAGTTGATCAATTTCCCTTGATAGACAGGAGGTTTGCCACACACAAGATTTCATAAAAGATGCTCATTCACTGCTCTTAAAAAGTGAATTTTATGAAAAGAAATTTATTGTATAGTCATACATTCCACCAATAAATATTCTATCCTTAATTTTACAGTCTATAGTTGAGTAGGATCTGTATCAGAACTTGGTTGAATTGTGTTTCAAGCATGATCATAGCGCATGCAAGTTTTGTAAGATAAAAAGTTATCCTGTGCATCTTTTAAGAATCTGATTGCTCATAAAGCTCATGCCTGCTAGTCACCTGGAAACTGAAATTGAAACTGGCTAAGCAATTGCACCAACCGAGTAATCAGAAGGATAGAGTGAATCTTTTTTCCACTCGGTAACCGATATTTAGAGTTGCACCAACAACTCTGGCCCCGGTTAGTAAACTGCCTTAACTTCtgtgattttcttttttccatTAATGTTAAATTAGTCTATCGTTTTGATTGCAAAAGATCATAACAAACCAACtaataaaaacatatataatCTATTCTCtcaaaaaaacataaataatcTCAACGTTCATAATTTCTCATATTTGGTTACCATCTAATATGTGAATTGACATGAAGACCTCAGAGGAGAAAAAGGCTAAttcttatatataataattcacCGTAAAATACTTAAATGATTTCTTGAGATGTAGCGAGAGCCATAGAAACTCCACTATAATCAATAATGTACATTTAACAGTtgcattaaatatatttttaatatttttccagTCATTGTTAATACATCAACTCTTTTAACACATACGAATCAGATAACGTAGGGAGTAGGAAATATGGCTTTAAAGGCAAATTACCATAATTAGATTTAGCAATTTAAGCAATAATTAAGAATCAAATTCTCATGATTAAAGTTGAATTTATGACAGCCAAGTTCATCCTGCAGTAAGCTAGCACCTAAATGTTGCTATTAACCGTTCTCTACAAGCAACAAATGGCAGGAGCCCTTCGCATATCAGAACTCTTGCCTAGGATTACTTATCACtagttaaaaactaaaataccaCAATggggaagagaaaaaaaaaaaaaaaaaaatctattttgaGGTTCAATCTTTCACTATTCAAGAGGATGGTCAGATCGGGTTCTCTCGTACAATTGATAAATCAGAGTAGATTTGGACATCTGGGGTTCTCTTTCCAGAACTGCAACTACATCCTTAACGGAGATAGTGCGAGCAATCTTGACTTCAGGCACACTTTGGTTCCTTCCAGTTTTCCTAGCAGCCTCTGATAGAAAggcgaaaaaaaaaaagtgaaaacaGGGAGAATGAGAAGAAAACACAAAATAGCATTTGTATGGTTTGTATACGCTCCACTAGTTCTCATACATACTAGATGCAACTGCCGGGCTCCTTTTGTCTGTTTCTTGATTATCCTTTATATTTCTTCCAGTTGTTGAAGGACTCTTGTAGTTAACTTCCTTGGATGACTGGGAACTGGATGTTGCTTCCGTCCCACCTTCACGTTTCTGGCGTGCTTGCTCAGCCATGAGTTGCCATTTTGATAGCATGTCATCTCCACCAACAGCAGCTCGAGCAGCAACATTTGCAGCTGTTGTCCTCATTTTGTCATCATCCTCTTTGTTTACCTAAAAAGTAATAGAAGTATTATTCTTTTGTTTAAACATAATTTCCTTATTTGGCCAAAATGAGAACTTACACAGTCAGTTAGATGAGCTGGTTTATACCTTTACTGATTTCATACGACCTTCATCTTTCTCATTATCAACTTCAGCTCCATTATCACCCTCAGGCTGCATTCCCAGGCATCAAGCGCATTGAAACTTAAAATGTGTGGTTAAATGAATATGCATAATATAAAGATGATTCACtattatttctataattttccTTGTTTCTGTAAACTTGATCAAAAGTTTAACATGTCATACTATGTGTATAAAGTACCCACATCATTAACTTTTCGAAGCTTTTCAGCTTCTGCCTGCTTTTTCTCCCATTCTTCCTTAGCTTTCTGGTTCATTGCCATGATTTGCTGTCGAACGTCTGAGGTGATTACAGTCCGATGTCTAGGCTTCTCAGCATCAACCCGCTGTAAAAATCCCATTAAAGCAAGGGGAAGAACAAGGAAAGATGACAAGCTAGCTCTTGCAAGATAAATTCAAATGCAATTAGAAAACAATAACTGACCTGCTTGGATAGCCTGATCAGTTTACTTATTAGTCCACGCATTCTTTCCTCCACACACTAAATATTCAGATGCATAAGCAAAAGTCTCACAGTTTCTATATATAAACACTAAGGAGTTAGCATCTCACCAACGACAAGCATCGCTCcacatcattattaatattcttCAAACCACATTTAGCCACTGGAGCACAACCCAATATTATAAGCCATGTTATTGATTCTTGCTTATTTCATAAAGCAGAATTCAAATAAATCAATAGATTTAAAAATGATGAGAACAATGAACCGAAAAAATATTAACTGATCTCTGCCAATTTTTTCTGCAGTGGAATCTTCTGCAAAATcaacctttcttcttcttcttgtacaACCCTCCGAGATGCTTCTGAAACTCGACTTTCCTCCTTGGATCCAGAGAATAGCTGTTCTTCCTCTTCCTATTTTTAACAAGCAACACCTCAGAAGGTTGTGCAAATAAAATGACAGTGTATAACAATCACTAGTGCACAGTTCTGCATGAACATACTTGATGGCACACACAAGTAACATACCCTTAGATTAACTCCACTGACAGCAGTGACATCATTAAGTTGTTCAATGCTTTGATCTGAAAAGGCCCCAGAAACTTTTTGCTTCTTACTGTGTACAGTCCCATAGATTTATATGGTAAGATGATTTAATAAGGTATCTCATCAAGATGAAAAAGAATAAAGTGGCCATATAAAACCATACATCTGGATGCTTAGTTGACTGGTGGAAATAGTTTCAAAAGCTGATAGTCAATAAATCAAAATTTGTTTGTTAGTAAAGCTGATTAATTAGGAGAAGCTGTGTTGTTTATTTTGTCTATGTTCCATTTCCTAAGGCTGAATGAATAGCCTCTTGACTTTCacaaaaaacattttaatacatCAGCTTTATAGCCATCTTATTCATCTCCTAAATTTGTTGTAAACTGGAATAATTTAACCCCTAAAACCAAGTCAGCTACATGTGTAATTTAATGTTGTTCTAGGTGAGAGAAGCTCATTATATATGTTGACTTggataaataaaagaattgcAACGGGAAAAGAAGGCCCAAATTCgctctctttcttttctctccccCAGGTATTAAATCCTATCCTAATGGAAAACAGCTAGAAATATATTCCACAGTGCATATTACGTCTTTTGGTACATAATTATTAGGATCAAGTTATTCCACAGTATACAAAATGAAGAGATAAATAAGATGGCTATAAAATTGAGCAATAGAATGACTTTTGGTGAAAAGGTCAGAGGGCTATGTGTGCTTTCAGCCTTTCTTAAAAGTATAAAAGCATGATGATGAGAGCTGTATCGGAGATACCATAATTGAATATAGAATATTCTTGATTTCATAAAAGTTCTCTCTCTCACCCTCATCTTATTTCTGCTTCTTCCCCCTGTGTTTCTATTTCTTTCACTTTCCCTCTCTGTCCTTCCAATGGTTTGCTACCAGACAAACCTGACGGCCGAAGATCCCAAGACCTAACATGTAGGAATGTTAAAAGAAGCTATTTCACCTTGATGCAGGTGGAGAAGAACCAAGTGGTTCAAGTGGCTTCTTTTGGCCAATTGAAGGTTTCTTTGGAGGTGTTCTTGCATTAACTCCAGCAGAAGCAACTACAGATGGGATCCGAGAGCCAACCTGATAAATATAGAAACAAGAAGGTTACCCCATTAATAGATATCTTACTGAATGTACACTATTAGGAGCACAGAAAAAGAAATTACGTTCAGAAAATTGAGCAAGCAACCACAAACTCTCCTCATCCCACTTCCCACTCCCTTTGGTCATGTTCTCACTAATGCCCTGCATGTTTATTGATCTTAGCACAAGAATGGACTTGGATGACCACTGAAATAGTTGATAATCCCTTTGTAAAGAAGGAAATTTTCCAAAAATCTCTATGACCTCCAAAGGGGATAAACACTTATCTAATTAGCCTCCTCGTCAATGTCATGCAGAAAGCTATTGCTCCTTTCTTATGCATATGGCTAGTCATTTAACAAGATAACAATTCCATGGTTTAAATTACAGCAGAAAGAATGAAACTAAACTAAGACTATAGTTGCGTTTGGACCAACGTTTGGGGTGGTTGATAGTTGCTCTGGCCCCAACAACTATCCCATATGTGTTAGTGAAATTTCTCATCAACTGAATTGGAGTTTTTTCTCATCAGCTAGTaactaattcaatttatttttcatttaagtaCATTTATGATCAGTATGAAGTTACCTGTGCATTTGGCTCCAATGGAGTTGAAATGGAAGGAGAAACTGAACTTGAGGGTGCCAAACCAATGGGTGGAGAGAAACCAACTTTTGAAGTTTGCTTTTCTAAAGAGACATCCTTTGAATTTCCTGGCACTGGGTTCCCCTGTTCAGCAGGTGTGGCAGATACAACCTGAGGGTTAGACACCTGAGATTTCTGCTGCTGCTCAACAGCCTGTTCAACTGGTTCTTGTTTTACATAATTTGTTGATGAGAAAGGGGCAGAACTTTGCTCTTTATTCGTTGGTGCTTGCCATGGAACTGAACTTTGTTGCAAGGCCGATTTGTTTGCATACTGGGAAATAGAACCACTCTGCACTCTGTTGGGATCAGCAACAGCGTTTTGCCTCTCAAATTTCGGCACACTCATCATGTTCATTGCTTGGGTTGAACCCCCTACTTGTGTTGTGCCCATGGTTTGATGTGAAATTTGCCTCATTTGCATATCATGAGACTGTGGCTTCATGGATGATCCTGAAGTATTGACATTTGTTCCAGAATATGGGTGATAAGTCGCACTATTACTTCCATACATTGGAAAGGAAGTTGGTGGAAAGTGCAAATGTTGCTGCTGCTTGCTATGTCCTGGCATAGAAATTGAAGAGTGTTCCCTATCTTGATTGACTATGCTAGCACTGGAAGAAGGCATTTGGCTAACTTGCATTCCAAGAGAATCTGGCTGACGTTCCACCTCTCGAGATTTCTGAGCATTATTTTCTGCAGATGGATAGCTAGAATCAGCCAGCACTTGGACTGCTGAAGAGGCACTAGCACTGACAGGCATTCTCACATTATGTTGGCGTGCAAAAGCTTGAGATTGTAACTGGGATTGGGTGGAACCTGGCTGCAAGTACAGGAAAAGTTCCTTTTCAGTTTGATATCAACAAAATTCTTAAATTCATCATAAATATATTAAGCCCATTCTACAATTACCTGCGACTGCAATTGTGCAACTGCCAATCTTAGCACTTGGTCCCCCACAATGTTTCTCATAAGCCTGACAAACTGCTCTTTCGCAATATCATTTTTCTAGCAGCAACAGTGATGGAAGAATCAGGATAGAATATAAAGCACCAAGTACAATGCATGAAAGACTAATACGAAATTCAAGTCAGAGACCTACCCTCAATTTATTAAAGAGAGTCTGAAGTTGCATCTCTCTGTCTTTATCAAGATGTGGCTTTAAGGCAGGCAACAATAACACAAATGGTATCTGCTTGGCTTGATTCTTTACATTACCAGGCTGCTCCATGCCCATGGTCTGTTGATTCTGTTGATTAACCATGTTTACTTTCATGTATTGCGGTTCAGTGTCCGAATTTTGCAATTTGTCACGTTCAGATAGTGGCATAGAATTTCTTTCAGAAATCTGCATCCCAGTTGTTCGAGGAGTCTGAAGAGGAACTTGTTTTGCCTGCCCTTTTTGAACATCATCTTGGGGTTGTTTCTGATGTAATAGGAGGTTCCTGGATCCCTGTGTGGCATCATTATTTAGTTGCTGATTTTCAGCAGCAGAAGCATGCCGCTTTAGCTCCATTACAGATGAGTGCTGTTCTTGCTGCTGTTGTTGCTGGATTACACCATTGGCATTTTCATCTTGTGTAGTAGTTTGCCAATTTGAAAATGGCTGACTGGGTGTTTGATTCATTTCATGGGATAAAACTGCTACAGTTTTGAGTTGCACATGTCACAAATAACCAAAAAGCTTCCAAGTAGGAAAAATAGAAAGCAAAGAAAATGAACATAAAAGAAATGCAAACGCATTTAACAGGAATGTTTGAGAACTTATCTTTCACAAAATATCTCTCCTGCACTGCTAGATGTTACTTTTTCTAGTTATGAAATTGTACGCTTGTCATTTGGGAACTATGAAAAGGGAAAACATCTTACAAGTCTATATGAAAATAAAGAATTCTCAATTACAACAGAATGAACTAGCTTCGAATTCCAAATTACAACTTTAAATTACTGCTAGATTCAAATACCGAAACACCTAAagtggaaaaaataaataaacaaaacaaTGCAACTAATGCCTCAAATTCAGAGCAACCATAAGCACCTTGAAAATGTGAGTCCAAAAACGAAAAAAGAAAGAGCTCATGATTTAGGCTATCCTAACTCTCATGTTTATCTCTTGGAGAATCTGCTCGACCCTCTTATATAAAATTGCGAGTGAATTCCGTATAATTTATTCCAAACACAGTATTCAATCCAAATAAAACAAAAGCAGGAACagcaaaaattgcaaaaacgcCAATTACAAATGAATACTATGTCTGGAACATGATTCCAATCAAAATTGACAAGCTTACCGGAGTCGGACGGCTGAGAAGTGGACGCATCGCCTCCAATATCTCGATTGAGGGCAGCCTGAAACGCCTCCACCTCAGCACCGGAATGCATAGTTTCATCCtgtgaaaaaggaaaattaaagAAGGAAACAAATTGGTAAAATCTGAATATGGAGAAAAAGAGAAACAGAAGAATTCAATTGCAGACCTCGTCTTCTTCGAGGAGCTTCATTATTGAAGGGTCCATGACCGCCTCAGTCACTCAAACGCTCACTCTTCGATTGAAGGGAGAATCTTGCCTTACCTTGCCTGGCTTATATTAGATTTCCAAATCCATGAATGAATTGCAGAAATGCATTTTTGTCTGTTGAGTTTTATATtacggttttttttttctttttctttttcttttctagcCGAAGAATTTATGATCGCATGGGGCCAGTGGAGAAATTAAcctttcttttattaatcatcCTTTTTTCTGTTAAATTAActtttatacattttttttataaaaaaaaaaaattaagttagcTCAAgtttaataaatagaaaaatccCTTCATTTAAATTTGTTGTTGATCTTTCATCCTCTttgcattcggtcggttcggttcgattcaaaatcgaatcgaactgaataaaccaaaagctgaaatttcagtatttataaaaatcaaaccgaatcgattttggtcagaaaccgaatcgaaccgaaccggtctgattcggttcgattcgattcggtttgattggtttcgatttttaataattttttaatttttttacactttatttttaatattttaaaatttaattaaaatattttaatcttaatatgatttaatttatctatattattgaaaaaatatattattatcattaatcggttcggttcgattttttcggtttttttctgatcaaaaccgaacctatccgaaataaccgaaatttctaaaattaaaaactgaactgaaccgaaatgtataaaaaactaaatcaaatttttaaattaattcgattcgataaattttttcgatttaaaccgaataccgAGCACCCCTAGTTTTACCATTCTTTAGTTAATAAAaggtatttatatataatttaatctgaTTTGATtggataattaaaaataatggcatgaaaacttTAAATTCGAATATTTATACctcattcatttttatttaaaattttttttattattatttatgttgAAAATACTAAAGGTGGCTATTACGATTGATATCAGCAAAGAAAATTCCAAACATTTGTTCCTTATTTGCTGCTGTCTAACATTTCTCATTTCTCTTCAAATTATTCTCTTGTCTAGTAAAACTAGCTAGGGGACGAGGAAAAGGCTTGAGACGTGGACGGGCCATTGAGCAAGGCCATAACattgtggtatcagagctaacaATGGCTGACGATCAACGTCTCTTGCGACTAGAAAATAAAGTAGAGAACTTGAGTTCTGGTCAGGAACGACTCCTTAAGCAGATGGAAGAGTTGGTGATGGCAACGAACTCCTGATTAAATGTGTCGGATGAAGGGTCCGTCAATAGGAATCGGGGACCCCTTGGACAGGGTGGTGCTGGAGAAGTAGGTGGATTGGTCATACCAAAGCTTGCGAAACTTGATTTTCCCCGGTAAGATGGTACAGAAGATCCCACCTTATGGATATGTCGAGCGGAGCaattttttgaatttcaagGGACTGCTCCCCATGATCAAGTGAGATTGGCAACTCATCATTTGAAGAAAGATGCTCAGTTGTGGTATCAACGCTGGGCGCTTAGTCACTTGGGATGGAATGAAAGCTGGACTGCTGGAGCGTTTTGTAGTAACTGAATATGCAAATTTCTTTAGCGACTTATGCAAGCTGAAACAAACAGGTTCTATTGTTGATTATCAAACTCAATTTGAGAGGCTTCTCTCACATGTTGGTACTTTAATAGATCAGCAGGAAGCTGAATGCTTTACAAGTGGGCTCAAAGATGGGTTGGAGGCAATTGCTGGTGGAGTCGATTATGGAAGCAAAGCAACTGAGATACTAGCAATTTCTTTTATGCCTTGTTCAGTTTACAATCCCCTCAAACCATTCGTATCTCTGTGTAAATCGGTAAGGCCCAATTAACTGTCCTAATTGATTACAAACACGCCAAAAAGTATGGATTGAAGCTAGAAGATGGCCATAAACTCAGTCTGGTAGTTGCTAATGGTGAATGCTTGACAAGCCCAGGTCAATGCAAGAAAGTACCACTCATGTTGCAAGGAACCCTTACGAAGGTTGATTTTTACCTCCTTTCTCTAGAGGGTTGTGATGTTGTCCTTGGAGCTCAATGGTTACTAATTCAGAACTTGTAGCACTGGAGGGTCAGATAATCTCTAGAACAATGCAACAAAATCAAGGCCAGGGAATCATTTTACAGCTTTGTGCAATTCAATTTGAACCATCATTAAACATGTCCTGAGGTAACACTTACTAATGAATTGGGCTTGCTACTTACTGAGTTTGCAGATTTATTTGAGGCACCCATTAGATTGCCACCACAATTCCCCATGATCATCAGATTCCTCTCTAATCGAGGACCGGCCCAGTTTGTGTCTAGCCATATAGATACCATCACTTCCAGAAATAAGAAATTGAACGCTTGGTGGAGGAGATGTTCTCACAAGGAATAATACAACCAAATCGTAGCCCTTTTGCCTCTCCGGTATTACTAGTCCAGAAATAAGATAGAAGTTGGAGGTTTTACATGGATTATAGGCCCTTAAATTAATTGATTGTTAAAGATAAATTTTCAATCCCAATCATAGACAAACTGCTTGATGAATTAGGTGGAGCAAAATTTTTCACAAAGTTGAATCTCATATCTAGTTATTTTCAAATTCGGATGAATTCAAATGATGTGCATAAAACGGCATTTCGCCTTCATCATGGTCACTATGAATTTCTGATAAAACCCTTTGGACTTTCAAATGCTCCCTCAACATTTCAGTCTCTCATATGAAATTTTCAAGTCTTACCTTAGAAAATTCATTTTTGTCTTCTTCGATGATATCctcatatataataaaatttgggTTGATTATGTAAGAGTTCACCATCTTGCGGTTAACAAAGAAAAGTgtcaatttgggcaaatcaaagtTAAATATTTGGGGCATATTATTGATAGAAAAGAGTAAAGTGGATCCCGACAAAATCAAAAGTATGACAGAATGGCCAAAACCAATTATATATTGGAAATATGTGTCTTAGAGTCATACACTAAGTATTGATTTGATATAGGGTATAGACaatagataatttaattaattaaaggtcgtttaaataatcaaatataatcTATTGTCCATTAATTTTTAGTAGTCATTCCATTTTCAATGAGCTGAGAAGATGATGACGGAACGtacttatataaaatattataaaatgttCAGACATAAAATATCTTATTAGGAATGATTCATTTAGAGTAAACTGTCATCTCTATCTACCCTCTATTAATCAATATAGTGATATTGATGATAGTAGCGTGATGAATCTTATACCATAAGACATGTGATACTTAGACAGATATGTGGATACTCATGGTCCTTAGACGTAAGACTACACTAATCTCATGTGCATGTGATTTGAGTTTAATACCGCTTATATATTTGTACAATACATATATAGTGAATTTTAGCTCAAATTAGTTGTATATAGAGATAGGAGTCagtcaagatagaatttgttaCCCTAGCTAAACGAGCAGGGAGTCTTATGACcgagttaattattttttataataagtcCTTGGCCAATGTAATATGACTTAATTAAAAAGATATCAAATGTGAGTCTTGCTAATCAAGAATTAGAATTAAGTAAGGTCATATTTAGAATTTGATATTTACCGTGACTCTAGATTCAATTGAATTTCTGTCTGTCACAAAAGGCTTCTAATACATGATAATTTATGATCATAGCTCGAATTGAATGAAATAACATATTCATTGTTAATTGGATAGCTATAACTAAATACTAACCATGATTTATGGGAATCCAAAATATATGGAATGTTGTTCGAGATATATGGAAAGCTTATTTTTATTCTTACTACCAATTGACTTTAAACTTGGGAAGTCACACACATaacaattaattttgatataattaattaataaattaattatatttaattaattatattaattaattaatttagttagCAATGCAAAATACAAATTGCAAGTTTGTAATATATATTAAACTAAATTCAACCATAAcgagttaaaattaatttaatggatATAATGAATTCATATAATGAATTCTATCTATAGAAGATAAATTCATGTGATAAATTTTAACCACGTAGAACatagatattaaaatataaaatttatttatttaatgaattaaaactatataGATCATGTGcttagaagaaaataaaaatattttattgagtcATATTTGATATGGGCTTGATTTAATGTAATATGgatcttaaatatattttgatagaattaaaatattaaaatctattcTCTTAATGGGTTTAAGACAAAATGTTGGTATGGCCCATATTCAATTTATATCATTAATtgataaaagaataattaattaaattaatatgattaatttaattaatttaaatttaataatagatatgtgcatgatatatataaaaattattctttaaGACTAT
The genomic region above belongs to Manihot esculenta cultivar AM560-2 chromosome 3, M.esculenta_v8, whole genome shotgun sequence and contains:
- the LOC110611282 gene encoding transcription initiation factor TFIID subunit 4b isoform X2, with the protein product MDPSIMKLLEEDEDETMHSGAEVEAFQAALNRDIGGDASTSQPSDSVLSHEMNQTPSQPFSNWQTTTQDENANGVIQQQQQQEQHSSVMELKRHASAAENQQLNNDATQGSRNLLLHQKQPQDDVQKGQAKQVPLQTPRTTGMQISERNSMPLSERDKLQNSDTEPQYMKVNMVNQQNQQTMGMEQPGNVKNQAKQIPFVLLLPALKPHLDKDREMQLQTLFNKLRKNDIAKEQFVRLMRNIVGDQVLRLAVAQLQSQPGSTQSQLQSQAFARQHNVRMPVSASASSAVQVLADSSYPSAENNAQKSREVERQPDSLGMQVSQMPSSSASIVNQDREHSSISMPGHSKQQQHLHFPPTSFPMYGSNSATYHPYSGTNVNTSGSSMKPQSHDMQMRQISHQTMGTTQVGGSTQAMNMMSVPKFERQNAVADPNRVQSGSISQYANKSALQQSSVPWQAPTNKEQSSAPFSSTNYVKQEPVEQAVEQQQKSQVSNPQVVSATPAEQGNPVPGNSKDVSLEKQTSKVGFSPPIGLAPSSSVSPSISTPLEPNAQVGSRIPSVVASAGVNARTPPKKPSIGQKKPLEPLGSSPPASSKKQKVSGAFSDQSIEQLNDVTAVSGVNLREEEEQLFSGSKEESRVSEASRRVVQEEEERLILQKIPLQKKLAEIMAKCGLKNINNDVERCLSLCVEERMRGLISKLIRLSKQRVDAEKPRHRTVITSDVRQQIMAMNQKAKEEWEKKQAEAEKLRKVNDPEGDNGAEVDNEKDEGRMKSVKVNKEDDDKMRTTAANVAARAAVGGDDMLSKWQLMAEQARQKREGGTEATSSSQSSKEVNYKSPSTTGRNIKDNQETDKRSPAVASKAARKTGRNQSVPEVKIARTISVKDVVAVLEREPQMSKSTLIYQLYERTRSDHPLE
- the LOC110611282 gene encoding transcription initiation factor TFIID subunit 4b isoform X1 — protein: MDPSIMKLLEEDEDETMHSGAEVEAFQAALNRDIGGDASTSQPSDSAVLSHEMNQTPSQPFSNWQTTTQDENANGVIQQQQQQEQHSSVMELKRHASAAENQQLNNDATQGSRNLLLHQKQPQDDVQKGQAKQVPLQTPRTTGMQISERNSMPLSERDKLQNSDTEPQYMKVNMVNQQNQQTMGMEQPGNVKNQAKQIPFVLLLPALKPHLDKDREMQLQTLFNKLRKNDIAKEQFVRLMRNIVGDQVLRLAVAQLQSQPGSTQSQLQSQAFARQHNVRMPVSASASSAVQVLADSSYPSAENNAQKSREVERQPDSLGMQVSQMPSSSASIVNQDREHSSISMPGHSKQQQHLHFPPTSFPMYGSNSATYHPYSGTNVNTSGSSMKPQSHDMQMRQISHQTMGTTQVGGSTQAMNMMSVPKFERQNAVADPNRVQSGSISQYANKSALQQSSVPWQAPTNKEQSSAPFSSTNYVKQEPVEQAVEQQQKSQVSNPQVVSATPAEQGNPVPGNSKDVSLEKQTSKVGFSPPIGLAPSSSVSPSISTPLEPNAQVGSRIPSVVASAGVNARTPPKKPSIGQKKPLEPLGSSPPASSKKQKVSGAFSDQSIEQLNDVTAVSGVNLREEEEQLFSGSKEESRVSEASRRVVQEEEERLILQKIPLQKKLAEIMAKCGLKNINNDVERCLSLCVEERMRGLISKLIRLSKQRVDAEKPRHRTVITSDVRQQIMAMNQKAKEEWEKKQAEAEKLRKVNDPEGDNGAEVDNEKDEGRMKSVKVNKEDDDKMRTTAANVAARAAVGGDDMLSKWQLMAEQARQKREGGTEATSSSQSSKEVNYKSPSTTGRNIKDNQETDKRSPAVASKAARKTGRNQSVPEVKIARTISVKDVVAVLEREPQMSKSTLIYQLYERTRSDHPLE